Genomic window (Pyrus communis chromosome 13, drPyrComm1.1, whole genome shotgun sequence):
TCGGGGCTTCTCTTGCCTTGTTCTTCCGGTTGGGGACTGGCGTTTTCGTTTCTGGGTAATCAAAATTTTCGTTTAATTAAATGTGTTGTGTTTTTGTTCAGTAACTCAAAGATTGTTGCTTTTTTTGCATTTGGGTTTGTTTACTGTAAATTTGTGCTGTGTAGTGCTAGCAGTATACAGTTTCTgacttcattttcttttcctttcctgTTTTGATTGTACAATGGCAGGTATTCTTTCTCTTTCGTTCCGAAAGATGATATTCCTGCGGACCAGTATGCTCTCGAGTACAATGGTACGTGTTAGTTTGAGTTGATATGATTTATGGCATGCCCTTTGTGAAATTAAGTGAATATGATTTAAGAAATTAGTTGTTAAATGACTGTTATTAGTGTATTTTGATTCTAATCAGATAGGGGAAACTTAAAGTAATTACTTTTAAGTTATGGAGAAGTTATTTCCTATGTTGGCCATCGTGATCTTTCCACTATATGAAACTTGTTTTCGTCATCAAGCATTTTGTTGTCGTTGTGAATACgaatttttggtttgttttttgaacACTTATGTTACAGCATCCTGAGTATAAGaggtttcaatattttttctttctgtccAATTTTCATGTAACAGATTCTAAGGTCAAAGAGACTTCAAAAGTAGGCCCTCGCCCGGTGAAGCCTGTTGAGATATATGAGTTTGAAGGGTACAATATGTTTCATGCCATAATTTTGTTTAGATATATGATTTTGAAGGGTACTATATGTTTCATACCATAATATTGTTTCAATAATTTAGCTCTTTTCGTTAGCATTTTCTAGCACCCCCTAAATTTTTATCCATACATCTGTGAAACtgacatgtatttttttttctttctgcctGGACATATGATTACCATGGATTATGTACAGCTGCCCATTCTGCCGTAAGGTAACTTCATCCCTAATAACTTTTTATTTAGTTCTGAAGAATTTCCATagattatatgtatatatgcatatggaagcttccttcctttttctttgggaAATTTAGGGAATGCTTTGCTTGTCAAGATCTTGGTTAAATATGTGTCTCTATGGCAGTTAAGGTCCATAGGAATACTGTAACTTAAGTCCATTGCTTCTGTTTGTCAATTGATTATGATGTATTTTGCTGAATATACCTATTGTTCCTTCTTTATTTTGTGGATTGACATTTTATGCATATATAGGTTAGGGAAATCGTTGCGGTATTGGACCTCGATGTTCTATTTTATCCTTGCCCAAAAGGTGGTCCAAACTTTCGTCGCAAGGTTGTTGAGATGGGCGGAAAACAGCAGTTCCCTTACATGGTTAGatattttactgttttttgaAAATAGAGTTAAACGATTCCATCAACAAAAGCACATTTGAAAAACACTAAGCTTAATCTAAAGTTTCGCTTGGCTAAGTCTTTTTAAAACTCAATGAAATATAAATAGCTCTCATAGTTTTTGCTGTCGCCATCAttctttagttttgtttttatgcCTGTTGTAACATACAGCTTCTTTTCAGCTCGTTATCATATCACAAAGGCTTTGAGTGGCAGCTACAATTCAATGTTTGTGTTTGGTTGCAGGTGGATCCGAACACTGGAGTTTCAATGTATGAATCCGATGACATAATCAAGTACTTGGTTGGGAAGTATGGTGCGTGTGATCGCATTCATTTTGCTAGTCACTTTTACCTTCATTTTACAGTTTACGCAGACATGATAGGGAATAGATATTAGATAGTTAGATACATAATACAACTACAATATAACGTTTGGATATGTTTTTATACATCAATTTTTTGGTAACTATTTGGCATGGAAGCAGTATAACTAGGCTCTACAAATTATGCTCCTATATCGATgtgcattttcccttttttatcTTTGCTTTTTGCAGAAGCTACACTTTCTTGAATAAGAGCATCTACTTAACTATGTTATCCCCTTGATCTCTTATGCAATCATGCCAACGATTTTAAACcaaaattctttttaaaatttcttaccaCTGGTCCCCCAAATGTTTGTGCAGGTGATGGAACCGTTCCTCTTGCACTGTCACTTGGTTTATTAACGGTTAGCATTTGACTCTTCTGTCATcatcaattttttctttgtagAGTATGTTGTTAATCAATTTTTCTGGTGTGGACTTCTTGTTTTTTATTGCAGACTTTGACTGCAGGCTTTGCTTTGATTGGACGTTCGGGAAAGGTTAGCTTGTTTGAATTCCTTTTACGCCCATAAAtcctttcacaacttctttctTTTGCTTTGTTGGGAGCAGGGTGTGTGTGCCCTCCTGGTATATGCCTAGTTCATTAACTGCACGATGCATCGAACACTAAAGTTTGTCCACATTGAAGGCCCTTGTTAGATTTTCAAGATTTCGCCGTTATATGTAATTTGTTTACAAACTTCATTGATCAATCTCTTGTTTTATAATTCTTTTCAGGGTTCTAGCTATTCTCCATCAAAACTACCACCCAAACCACTTGTAGTCTGGGCATATGAGGTTAGAGAAGCCCCTTGATCTTTTTTTACATATATGCATGTGTTGCTACCATGTTTACATATGAATTTTGGGTTCTTTTACTGATACATATATACTGATAAATCACACGCACGCCAAGCTTTAGTTTGAACCTTTTGTCTCTTCCAGGGATCGCCTTTCTGCAAAATTGCGCGTGAGGTACTTGTAGAGTTAGAACTGCCTCACATATATCGCAGGTAAATACGAGTACCAATAACTATGTTTAGGTCTTgcattattattaattttcgtAATTCATCGAGTAATACACAATTCTGAGTGAACTTTCAAATCAACTCATCATCTTTGGAAGAACTTATTTAGCCTTCCTTTCAGTATCATCTGCTTCCGTTTTTGTGTACAAAGATGTAAAGTATATTACTGAGACATATTATGAATACTCCTTTCAGCTGTGCTCGTGGCAGTCCAAAACGACAAATACTGTTTGACAAAACCGGACGTTTTCAGGTACTTCCAATATTCTACAATGATTTCCTGAAGCTGTGATTTTATTGTAAGAGAATGAAAGATTTCATCTCCGTTTGACATGCCGTGAATTAGTAACTTGACGGTCTCAATCTTAACATTGTTTTTGACAGGCTCCTTACCTAGAAGATCCAAATACGGGGGTGGAAATGTTCGAAAGTGCAGAAATTGCAGAATATCTAAGAGCAACGTATGCTCTACAGTAAGTAATGCTTTCCTAAAGAACGCACACTTTTTCATtatatcttttttaattttgtgttgtaTATTTTCTCGCATTTTCTGTTACTACGAAAGAGTATATGTCTTCGACTTATTCCCATATACCAAAATAATCCGACAGATTATTGGATGTGTACAAGTTTATCGTTTTCTAGTAGAATGAATTGCTTCGGTTTCATGCTCCATCTGTTAGAATGTTTTGTTCAACATGACGCAATAAAGTTACATTTCGATacttgtagtatatatgtatgtatgcttGAGGCTATGATATAGACTTTAGTTCCCTCCTCCTCGgagaaaaatgtaaaagaagGGATCCTCTGACTCGTCTTACAGACCGAAAAAAGAGATATTCTCCTGATACATTTGCCTATTTGGCTAGTGAAAATTTCATCGAAGATTGATGTTTTTCACCCGTTGATTCGGTATACATTGTTCAATCACAGTTAAAGAATGCCCCT
Coding sequences:
- the LOC137712684 gene encoding uncharacterized protein, giving the protein MAKALNLINHAIFPPFLSPTTTIPKRNFCIVRASTESSETPQTSASVQTKPEPSSPPVTFAPPPNFKPPEPKRFGVRPDKVWDIFGASLALFFRLGTGVFVSGYSFSFVPKDDIPADQYALEYNDSKVKETSKVGPRPVKPVEIYEFEGCPFCRKVREIVAVLDLDVLFYPCPKGGPNFRRKVVEMGGKQQFPYMVDPNTGVSMYESDDIIKYLVGKYGDGTVPLALSLGLLTTLTAGFALIGRSGKGSSYSPSKLPPKPLVVWAYEGSPFCKIAREVLVELELPHIYRSCARGSPKRQILFDKTGRFQAPYLEDPNTGVEMFESAEIAEYLRATYALQ